Within the Bradyrhizobium ottawaense genome, the region CGGCTCGGGAAGCTGGAGGATACCCAGTTCGATCACGTCCCGGCATTGCAGCTGCGGTGCTGGGATCCAGAAGCGAAGAACACGATCCCGCCGGCTAACGATGTGGACTCGATCTTCGCAAAACACGTCGACTGCCACGCTGCCAAGACCTTCGGGTCAAAGGCATCCAAGCGCGGAGCCGATGTGACCGAGATTGCCAGAACCAAGCGGATTGCAAAGGACACCGAAGCTTTCCGTCAACGGATGCTGGCGAAGGGTGACCCGGAAGCAGAGCCGCGTCCGGAACGCCCGAAGAAACAATGGCCGAAGAGGCCGTTTCAAAAAAGGGGCAAGGATGAAGGGCGTCGTTCGAGAGGTCAAGAAAGTAGCGGAACAGCTGAAGAGTGACGGTGAGATCGAGGCATTCACCCCTCGGTCACGACAAGAAGCACCACCTGATCGAGTTCAGAGTCCGCGGCAAGTGGATGTCGGTGCCATTCTCGGACACTCCCAGAAGTCCATACACCTCGAACTACGCGAAACAACAGATCCGGCGTCGCATCAGAGCGATGTCTTGATGTTTGCTTGAATGCAAAAAGGAGAAGGCAAGACTATGGAAGTAGATCGACCCAGGACGGCATCCTCAGGGCTTTCGCCATGCTGCTTCAGCAGCAGTCGCAGCCGCGCAATGTGAAGAAGAAGTTCGTGTACCGGCAGTTTCGGCACCGCGGTGCATGCCTCTCGCCGTCTCACCAAGTCCGAAGGCGCCGCTGTCGACGCTCTCGTCGGCCAGCTCGAAGCGCTGGATCCTCGTGACGATGCCAACAATTCATCGATCGAGAGCCTCCTGAAAGAGCTGAGCAAGCAGCCGGTCAGGTTCGTTCCCATCAAGCTGGAAAACGCATCGATTACTCGAAACCCTACCCGTACCGCTCGACGAAGCGAGGCGGATGATGGAGCCGCGGCGCCTCTCGAAGGCGCAGCGCGTATCCATCCCTGAGGGCGGGTTCTCGCTGCGCGGCGTTATCGACGGATGGTTCATCCACACTGCGAAGGTCGTGGAAGAACCTGAGCCGGACCTCTTCAAGACTGAGGTCGGCAGACTCTACCGCATCGATCACTGGAGCCCGCCCTCCAAGCCCACCTCAGAATACGAAAACATCCCGGCCGACTGGCCGGTGCCTCCAAAACAATAAGCAAAAGAGTTGCGAGCAGCATGAGAATTGAGCGTCGATACACAGTGGATGGCAGCAAGTCCCCGTACGATCTGATCGTATGGCGGAACGCGACCAGCGAGATCAAGAATCCCGATGGATCGATCGTTTTCCGCCTGGAAAACATCGAGGTGCCGGCGTCCTGGTCCCAGGTCGCTGTTGACGTCCTCGCCCAGAAATACTTCCGCAAAGCCGGCGTCCCCAAGCTGCTGGAGCGCGTGCCGGAAGATGGCGTTCCGACCTGGCTGCAACGCTGCGTCGGCACCCCCTTCCCCATGGAAGAAGCCGACAACTATCTGACCAGCGAGACCTCGGCCAAGCAGGTGTTCGACCGCCTCGCCGGCTGCTGGACCTATTGGGGCTGGAAGGAAGGCTACTTCAACGGCGAAACCGGGGTGTCTGGTTACGTCAACAAGGCAGCCTACCTGGCTGACAAGGAGTCCAACGCCCGGGCGTTTTTCGACGAGCTGCGCTACATGCTCGCCAACCAGATGTTCGCCCCCAACTCGCCGCAGTGGTTCAACACCGGCTTGCATTGGGCGTACGGCATCGATGGTCCGGCCCAGGGCCACTGGTTCATCGACCAGTCCGAAGGAGCTGACGGCTACACCGCCATGCTCTCGACCTCGGCCTACGAGCGTCCGCAACCGCACGCCTGCTTCATCCAGTCGATCGGCGACAACCTGATCCAGGACGGCGGCATCATGGACCTGTGGCTCCGTGAGGCCCGTCTGTTCAAGTACGGCTCCGGCACCGGCACCAACTTCTCCAACCTGCGTGGTCGGGGCGAGAAGCTGTCGGTGGCGGAACGTCTTCCGGTATGATGTCCTTCCTGAAGATCGGTGACCGCGCTGCCGGCGCCATCAAGTCGGGTGGCACCACGCGCCGCGCCGCCAAGATGGTCATCGTCGACGTCGATCATCCCGATGTCGAGGAATACATCGGCTGGAAGGTCGCGGAAGAGAAGAAGGTGGCAGCCCTGGTCGCCGGTTCGAAGGCTGCCAACAAGCACCTGATGGCCATCCATCAGCTGGCCGCGGAAGACGAGATGTTCTCCGATGCCGAAAGCAAGGCGAAGCTGACAAAGGCCATCAAGGAAGCCCGCAAGGCTTTCCTTCCGGACAGCTACATCAAGCGCGTCATCGATCTCGGCGTGGCACATCAGCCCTTCGAGTTCCAGGTGATGGATATCGACTGGCAGGGTACTGCGTACGAGACCGTGTCGGGCCAGAACTCGAACAACACCGTGTCGGTGACCAACGACTTCATCGAGGCGGTTCAGCTCGACCTGGATTGGCAGTTGATCGGCCGCACCAACGGCGAGGTCATCAAGACGATCCGGGCTCGCGATCTGTGGGATCAAATCTGCCGCGCCGCGTGGGAGTCGGCCGATCCCGGCCTGCATTTCCGCACCACGATGAACGAGTGGCACACCTGTCCGGCCGGCGGCGAGATCCGCGGATCGAACCCGTGCTCGGAATACATGTTCCTCGACGACACGGCGTGCAACCTGGCTTCGACCAACCTGGCGAAGTTCACATCCCGACACGGCGACAATCCGCTGGTGTTCGAGGTGGAGAGCTTCAACCACGCCAACCGCCTGATCACCATCGTGCTGGAAATCTCGGTGGCCATGGCGCAGTTCCCGTCGATGGAAATTGCGCTCAAGTCCTACCAGTACCGCACACTGGGTCTCGGCTTCGCCAACATCGGCGGCATGCTCATGTCCATGGGTATCCCGTACGACTCGGCTGATGCCCGGGCTCTGGCTGGATCGATCTCGGCCATCATGACGGGTGTTGCCTACCGCACCTCCGCCGAGATGGCGAAGGAGATGGGGCCGTTCGTGAAATACCACGAAAACGCCAGCTCGATGATGCGGGTGATGCACAATCACTATGCCGCAGCAGAGAACGACGATACCGGGTACCGCGGTCTGACCGTCAAGCCGGTTGGCCTCGACTGGGATTGTCCGCAGGGAGAGTTGCCGGCCATCGCATCCGAGATCTGGGCTGACGTCGTCGACATGGGTGAGAAATACGGATTCCGTAACGCCCAGACGACGGTTATCGCTCCGACCGGAACGATCGGCTTGCTGATGGACTGCGACACGACCGGTGTTGAGCCGGATTACGCTCTGGTGAAGTTCAAGAAGTTGGCCGGCGGCGGCTACTTCAAGATCATCAACCAGTCGGTTCCGGCTGCCCTCAACGCCCTCGCCTACGATAAGCAGCAGATCGACGAAATCGTGGACTACGCCTTGGGAACGGGCGTGTTGCCGGCCAAGTTTGTGCTGGCTGGTCGTGCGGCTGGCATCGATGTCAGCATCGAGAAGGTCAAGTCGGTGTTCGATATCCGGTTCTTGGCAGACTGGAAGGCGTGCGGCTTTAGCGAGCCGGAGATCGAACAGGCCAACATCCGGGCTGTCGGCACGATGACGCTGGAAGGTGCTCCCCACCTGGATGTTGGCGACTACGCCGTGTTCGACTGCGCCAACCCGTGCGGAAAGACCGGCAAGCGGTTCATCGATCCGAAGGGTCACATCGAAATGATGGCTGCGGTTCAGCCGTTCATCTCCGGTGCGATCAGCAAGACGGTCAACATGCCGTCGACCGCTTCGATCCTGGACGTCAGCAAGGCGTACATGATGTCGTGGAAGCTGGGGCTGAAGGCCAACGCGATCTATCGCGATGGTTCGAAGCTGTCGCAGCCGCTCAACTCGGCCCTGATCGAAGACGATCATGACGAACCCGACGTGGTTGAGGCTCCCAAGAGCGTGATCCAGGTGGTCGAGAAACTCGTCCGCAAGCGGGAGAAGCTGCCTTCGAAGCGGGTCGGTTACACCCAGAAGGCCATCGTCGGCGGTCACAAGGTCTACCTCCGCACCGGAGAGTATACCGATGGTCGCCTCGGTGAGTTCTTCATCGACATGCACAAGGAAGGCGCCGCTTTCCGGTCGATGATGAATGCCTTCGCCATCGCCATCAGCCTCGGCCTGCAGCACGGTGTGCCGCTGGAAGAGTTTGTTGACGCCTATACGTTCTTCCGTTTCGAGCCATCTGGCTTCGTCCAGGAGCACGACCGCATCAAGAACGCGACCTCGATCGTGGACTTCATATTCCGCGATCTGGCGATCAGCTACCTCGATCGCGATGACCTGGCTCACGTCACCCCCGAAGAAAGCGGGCACACCGCGATGGGGAGCGGCGTGGAGCCGGAGAAGCCGACCGTCAGTGTCTCGAACATCGTGATCAACGCGACGTCCGAGATGTCAGACGATCAGCTGGCCAAGGTTGTTGAAACGGTGAAGGCGTCCGCCCTCCCAGATCAACGGGCGGTCGCAAAGATGTCGGGCTTTACCGGCGACTGCTGCACCAACTGCTCAAGCTTCACGATGGTGCGTAACGGTACCTGCCTGAAGTGCGACACCTGCGGCGAGACCACCGGCTGCAGCTGATGCTCCTTCTCGTAGCAAAGCGTCACAAGCGACTTTGGATCATTGATCTGAATACGGATCAGGCGGTTTACACGCCGCCTGATTTCGTAGTTCTCCCGTCAAGGACTCCACTTCAACAGCTGGCGGCCGACCTCATGAGGATCGGACGCCGGGATATCAACCGGATCGCAACATTCGAATGGGAGTTCAGCAAGCGCAATGTTGACCGAACTCGAAATTGTGGAGCGGTGCCTGTTGCTGTTCTCCAGGCCCGGGCGGTGGACGCAAAAGACCTGCGCACGGGATCGACAGGGTAAGCCGGTTCCAGTGTTCAGCCAGGAGGCTCGCGCCTTCGACATTGAGGGCGCGATCCGCCGGGCTGCCGGACAAGACGATCGAGGCGCGTATGCGCGCTTCGTCAAAATCATCAAAGGACAACTCGGCAAGCAGCCGTTCGATTGGAACGATCAGACTGGTCGAACCCAGAAGGAGGTTTGCCGCATGCTTGAGGATCTCGCTGACGAGTTCCGATTTAAGGAGGTAGCATGACTGCAGTAGCGAACGACAATTTCACGGCGTCCGACGTC harbors:
- a CDS encoding DUF6197 family protein, which produces MLTELEIVERCLLLFSRPGRWTQKTCARDRQGKPVPVFSQEARAFDIEGAIRRAAGQDDRGAYARFVKIIKGQLGKQPFDWNDQTGRTQKEVCRMLEDLADEFRFKEVA